A window from Salvia miltiorrhiza cultivar Shanhuang (shh) chromosome 2, IMPLAD_Smil_shh, whole genome shotgun sequence encodes these proteins:
- the LOC131010146 gene encoding beta-amyrin 6-beta-monooxygenase-like: MESFMPYLLCLLLLPLSLYLISFLHKKGAGDRKNLPPGSNSWLRENLAFNLIGCQRFFKHRIQKHSAAQIFKTSIFGQEAAVFCGAQGNKFVFTNENKLVSSWFTPSLWKALLPVFAANNDKNPAAIFRNYDLGKPDALRQYIPVMDAAARRLLARPDSVVKMVSLSKKYSFELAFKLFTDVVAPELLEKLMEPISVLSAGMVAMPINLPGTAFSRAVRAGKVVRSELMRMVKERRKELREKGQGEGRDMFSKMLLLSDEDEGYDAMVANFILALLVASYDSTASGLTAVLYFLSGLPHIYEQVLREQMEIAKSKGPDELLTWEDVEKMKYSWNVARESLRLLPPAIGGFKEAITDFTYAGYTIPKGYKMYWTPYSSHMNPDYFPEPEKFDPSRFEGSGPPPYTYIPFAGGPRMCPGKDYAKVAILVFMHNLVTRFRLEKAIPNEKIMFHARGMPACGLPVHLHSHPN; the protein is encoded by the exons ATGGAGAGCTTCATGCCATATCTTCTCTGTCTTCTACTTCTTCCCCTCTCTCTATATCTCATCTCGTTTCTCCACAAGAAGGGCGCCGGTGATCGGAAAAACCTGCCTCCCGGCTCCAACAGTTGGCTGAGGGAAAATCTGGCTTTCAACCTAATAGGCTGCCAGAGATTTTTCAAACACAGGATCCAAAAACACTCTGCTGCCCAGATATTCAAAACCTCCATCTTCGGACAGGAAGCGGCGGTATTTTGCGGCGCGCAAGGCAACAAGTTTGTCTTCACCAACGAGAACAAGCTCGTATCCTCATGGTTCACTCCGTCGCTGTGGAAGGCGCTGTTGCCGGTGTTTGCAGCGAACAACGACAAAAACCCGGCTGCCATATTCCGCAACTACGACCTGGGCAAGCCGGACGCGTTGAGGCAATACATTCCGGTTATGGACGCGGCGGCGCGGCGGTTGCTGGCGAGGCCTGATTCAGTGGTGAAGATGGTTTCGTTGTCCAAGAAGTACTCCTTCGAGTTGGCGTTTAAGCTGTTTACGGATGTGGTGGCTCCGGAGCTTCTCGAAAAGTTGATGGAGCCCATTAGTGTGTTGAGCGCGGGGATGGTAGCCATGCCCATAAACTTACCTGGAACGGCCTTCAGCCGCGCTGTTAGAGCCGGCAAAGTGGTGCGGTCTGAGCTGATGAGGATGGTGAAGGAGAGGAGGAAGGAGCTGAGGGAGAAGGGCCAAGGCGAGGGGCGAGACATGTTTTCCAAGATGCTGCTTTTGAGTGATGAAGATGAGGGATATGATGCCATGGTTGCCAACTTCATTCTTGCTCTCCTTGTGGCTAGCTACGACTCCACCGCCTCTGGACTCACGGCTGTCCTCTATTTTCTCTCTGGGCTTCCACACATTTACGAGCAGGTTCTCAGAG AGCAAATGGAGATTGCGAAATCCAAAGGCCCCGACGAGCTGCTGACATGGGAGGATGTGGAGAAGATGAAGTACTCATGGAACGTTGCGCGGGAATCACTCAGACTATTGCCACCTGCCATAGGGGGATTCAAGGAAGCCATAACTGACTTCACATATGCTGGTTACACCATTCCTAAAGGATATAAG ATGTATTGGACGCCTTATTCATCCCACATGAATCCCGACTACTTCCCAGAGCCGGAGAAGTTTGATCCGTCGCGGTTTGAGGGGAGCGGACCGCCGCCTTACACGTACATTCCGTTTGCAGGAGGACCGAGAATGTGCCCAGGAAAAGACTATGCTAAGGTTGCAATTTTGGTGTTCATGCATAATCTGGTGACCAGATTCAGACTTGAAAAGGCTATCCCCAATGAGAAGATCATGTTCCATGCTAGGGGTATGCCAGCTTGCGGCCTTCCGGTTCACCTCCACTCTCATCCAAATTAA
- the LOC131009721 gene encoding NAC domain-containing protein 79-like: MKKTLIFFRGRAPNGKKSNWVCHEYKLEGKFSKGKGAKNDWLVRMGSPAAAAALSPLIDPSPYNNVELESGHVHCFSNTDPIKIQENNPAILRQFLASYRHNMNYGFKNKKEIVRMLKETVFSTENSYVVSNLETGNRPFEEQENAVEP, from the exons ATGAAGAAAACCCTCATCTTCTTCCGCGGAAGAGCTCCCAATGGCAAGAAATCCAATTGGGTGTGCCATGAATACAAATTGGAAGGAAAATTCTCTAAGGGTAAAGGAGCTAAG AATGATTGGCTCGTGAGGATGGGCTCCCCCGCAGCGGCAGCGGCACTGTCCCCTCTCATAGACCCCTCCCCTTACAACAACGTCGAGCTGGAATCGGGCCACGTGCACTGCTTCTCGAACACCGATCCAATCAAAATCCAAGAAAAC AATCCGGCCATTCTCAGGCAATTTCTCGCTAGCTACAGACACAACATGAACTACGGATTCAAGAACAAGAAGGAAATTGTTAGAATGTTGAAGGAAACTGTGTTCAGCACTGAGAACTCCTATGTCGTTTCCAATCTTGAGACCGGAAACAGGCCGTTTGAGGAGCAGGAGAATGCAGTTGAGCCCTAG
- the LOC131010147 gene encoding beta-amyrin 6-beta-monooxygenase-like has product MQIWMPYFQPLVFLLLLPLSLYLRRKKGSGHQKNLPPGSVGWPILGENVELSLLGSQKLMTERMQKHSPDAFTTSLFGQKLVVLCGAAGNKFIFTNENKLVTPWLPLSLRKVLFPDFDQLRHQEPKATFHSFKQDMLKPEALRHYMPVMDTLARHHLRHAWKPNSVVKVRQSTKKYTFELACRLFMGVADPERLEKLLEPFSLLTDGMVSLPLNLPGTDFNRAVGAARVVRAELLGIVEERRKELLLTRQGREDIMSRMLLASNEDGTYMMSESKVANMVVCVLVAALYEVSSAITIVTKSLAELPHIYDQVFKEQMEIAKSKGPDELLTEGDVEKMKYTWNVVLEALRMTPPSFGTFRETTTDISFAGFTIPKGWKIMWSPHSCHYNPDYFPDPEKFDPSRFEGSGPAPYTYVPFGGGARMCPGRGYAKLVILVFIHNLVTTFRFEKVFADEKMLFNRLSPAPAHGLPIRLHPHQN; this is encoded by the exons ATGCAGATCTGGATGCCTTATTTTCAGCCTcttgtttttcttcttctgcttcctCTGTCTCTCTATCTGAGGCGCAAGAAGGGCTCCGGCCATCAGAAAAACCTGCCTCCCGGGTCGGTGGGTTGGCCGATTCTTGGAGAAAACGTGGAGCTCTCCCTGTTAGGCTCTCAGAAACTAATGACAGAAAGGATGCAGAAACACTCTCCAGATGCATTCACAACGTCGTTGTTCGGACAGAAACTGGTGGTGTTATGCGGCGCAGCGGGCAACAAGTTCATCTTCACGAACGAGAACAAACTGGTGACCCCCTGGCTGCCCCTATCACTCAGGAAAGTGCTGTTCCCGGATTTCGACCAGCTCAGGCACCAGGAACCCAAGGCCACGTTCCACAGCTTCAAGCAGGACATGCTGAAGCCAGAGGCGTTGAGACACTACATGCCTGTGATGGACACACTGGCGCGTCACCATCTGCGCCATGCCTGGAAACCTAACTCCGTGGTGAAGGTTCGGCAGTCCACCAAGAAGTACACGTTTGAGCTTGCATGCAGGCTATTCATGGGTGTGGCCGACCCGGAGCGGCTCGAGAAGTTGTTGGAGCCCTTCTCTCTCCTGACTGACGGGATGGTGTCCCTGCCCCTCAACTTGCCCGGCACGGACTTCAACCGTGCTGTTGGAGCGGCCAGGGTGGTGCGCGCTGAGCTTCTCGGGATCGTGGAGGAGAGGAGGAAGGAGCTGCTGCTCACCAGACAGGGACGAGAGGACATCATGTCGAGGATGCTGCTGGCGAGTAATGAAGATGGGACTTATATGATGAGTGAGAGCAAGGTTGCTAACATGGTTGTTTGTGTGCTTGTTGCTGCCCTCTATGAAGTATCCTCTGCAATCACCATTGTCACTAAATCTCTTGCCGAACTTCCACACATTTACGACCAGGTTTTTAAAG AGCAAATGGAGATTGCGAAATCAAAAGGCCCTGACGAGCTGCTGACCGAGGGGGATGTGGAGAAGATGAAGTACACGTGGAACGTTGTGCTCGAAGCCCTCAGGATGACACCCCCTTCATTCGGAACATTCAGAGAGACTACAACTGACATCAGCTTTGCAGGTTTCACCATTCCTAAAGGATGGAAG ATCATGTGGAGCCCCCATTCGTGCCACTATAATCCCGACTACTTCCCTGATCCGGAGAAGTTTGATCCATCGCGGTTCGAGGGGAGTGGACCAGCGCCTTACACGTACGTTCCCTTTGGAGGAGGTGCAAGAATGTGCCCCGGGAGAGGCTATGCTAAGCTTGTCATATTGGTCTTCATCCACAATTTGGTGACCACATTTAGATTTGAGAAGGTCTTTGCGGACGAGAAGATGTTGTTCAATCGTCTTTCTCCGGCACCGGCTCATGGCCTTCCTATTCGCCTCCATCCCCATCAAAATTAa